The following are encoded together in the SAR86 cluster bacterium genome:
- the lepB gene encoding signal peptidase I has product MTILTNAMLLIVILLVWQIFRMNLDFGLVLGGASLFAGASWILGRIISVEILRQESKSFFFILLFIFCLRSFAYEPYQIPSSSMYPGLQIGDFVLVNKFAYGLRLPTAKNTFFRAKSPDRGDVAVFMPPHTICGLTALEARPDLASLPSAEAQIFLESFHRYQDDRCTTIGIKYVKRIIAVQGDLVELDGNELSINGKKLTTETIETKDGAAIIKETLDNRIYMTRNIGDSLSKKYTWVVPKEHYLAFGDNRDNSLDSRAWGYVSSERLVGRADYIWMHWPSFSSLPTFKRNRSIH; this is encoded by the coding sequence ATGACTATCTTAACGAATGCAATGTTATTGATTGTAATACTTTTAGTATGGCAGATTTTCCGAATGAATTTAGATTTTGGATTAGTTTTAGGGGGAGCATCTTTGTTCGCGGGAGCCTCTTGGATTCTAGGTAGGATTATTTCTGTAGAGATCCTGCGTCAGGAAAGCAAGTCATTCTTTTTTATTCTCTTATTTATCTTTTGCCTAAGATCATTTGCTTATGAGCCCTATCAAATTCCATCTTCTTCAATGTATCCAGGATTGCAAATAGGAGACTTTGTTCTAGTTAATAAATTTGCATATGGTCTTCGCCTTCCTACAGCCAAAAATACTTTTTTTAGAGCTAAAAGCCCTGACAGAGGTGATGTCGCTGTATTTATGCCTCCTCACACCATATGTGGATTAACTGCCCTTGAGGCAAGACCAGATCTTGCTTCACTGCCATCAGCAGAAGCTCAAATATTTTTAGAATCTTTTCATCGTTATCAAGATGATAGATGTACAACAATTGGTATAAAATATGTAAAACGAATAATAGCCGTTCAAGGTGATTTAGTAGAGCTAGATGGTAATGAGTTATCAATAAATGGAAAAAAACTTACTACAGAAACGATCGAAACTAAAGATGGCGCAGCTATAATAAAAGAAACCCTTGATAATAGGATCTATATGACTAGGAATATCGGAGACTCTCTTAGTAAAAAATATACTTGGGTTGTACCAAAAGAACATTATTTAGCTTTTGGAGATAATAGAGACAATAGTCTTGATAGCAGAGCTTGGGGCTATGTTTCTAGTGAACGCCTTGTTGGCCGAGCAGATTATATATGGATGCATTGGCCCTCATTTAGTTCTTTACCTACTTTTAAAAGAAATAGATCAATTCATTAA
- the lepA gene encoding translation elongation factor 4, with product MEIRNFCIIAHIDHGKSTLADRIIELCGGLSSREMVNQVLDNLELEKERGITIKSQSVNLRYQHKDGQIYELNLIDTPGHVDFSYEVSRSLSACEGAILLVDASQGVEAQTLSTCYSAIEHGLTLFPVLNKIDLDQSDPERVKKEIEEIIGISAEKAPCISAKNGKGIEEVLEMVVKEVPAPLLKDNVPFQALIIDSWFDNYLGVVSLVRVESGSIECGDLIEAHSVKEKHSVDKIGVFSPKMTELESLTSGQVGFICASIKDIRGAPVGDTLVHSGSGTQNLPGFKKVNPQVYAALFPQNSDDFEAFREALEKLCINDASLKYEPEQSEALGAGFRCGFLGTLHMEIISERLDREYDINLITTAPTVAYEIEDQKGNVTKVSNPSDFPEPSKINSLNEPIARANILLPEAYIGVVMALCNDRRGKQITMRYIAGQVELVYDLPLSEIVVDFFDRLKSISKGYASLDYSLERYDKSDVIKLDILLNGERVDALALMVHRSVAQLKAKSLTESLKEVIPRQQIDVAIQAAIGGKIISRQTVKAFRKDVTAKLYGGDVTRKMKLLAKQKAGKKRMKQIGRIDIPQEAFLTVLKNKN from the coding sequence ATGGAAATTAGAAATTTCTGCATAATTGCTCATATTGACCACGGCAAGTCTACATTAGCTGATAGGATTATCGAGCTATGTGGAGGACTTTCAAGTAGAGAGATGGTCAATCAGGTCTTGGATAATCTAGAACTTGAAAAGGAAAGGGGCATCACCATCAAGTCGCAAAGTGTTAATTTAAGATATCAACATAAAGATGGTCAGATATATGAGTTAAATCTCATCGATACTCCAGGACATGTAGACTTTTCCTATGAGGTTTCAAGATCGCTTTCTGCATGCGAAGGAGCTATCCTTCTAGTAGATGCTTCTCAAGGAGTTGAGGCTCAAACATTATCTACTTGTTATAGCGCTATTGAGCATGGATTAACCCTTTTTCCAGTTCTCAATAAGATAGATCTTGATCAGTCAGATCCTGAAAGAGTAAAAAAAGAAATAGAAGAAATAATCGGTATTAGCGCAGAAAAAGCTCCATGTATTAGTGCCAAGAATGGAAAAGGGATTGAAGAGGTTCTAGAGATGGTAGTTAAGGAAGTTCCGGCACCTCTTTTAAAAGATAATGTACCATTTCAGGCTTTAATAATAGATTCTTGGTTTGATAATTATCTAGGAGTTGTTTCTCTAGTAAGGGTTGAGTCAGGATCTATTGAATGTGGTGATTTGATTGAAGCACATTCAGTAAAAGAAAAACATTCTGTTGATAAAATAGGTGTTTTCAGTCCCAAGATGACTGAATTAGAAAGTTTAACATCGGGGCAAGTTGGCTTTATTTGTGCAAGTATAAAAGATATAAGAGGTGCTCCAGTAGGAGATACTCTCGTTCATTCTGGATCTGGAACTCAGAATTTACCTGGTTTTAAGAAAGTTAATCCTCAAGTCTATGCAGCCTTGTTTCCTCAAAACTCGGATGATTTTGAGGCATTTAGAGAGGCCCTAGAAAAACTGTGTATAAATGACGCTTCTCTTAAGTACGAACCAGAGCAGTCTGAAGCTCTTGGAGCTGGATTTCGATGCGGATTTTTAGGCACTCTCCACATGGAGATTATTTCAGAGAGGCTTGACAGAGAATATGATATTAATTTGATAACTACTGCACCTACAGTAGCTTATGAGATAGAAGATCAAAAAGGAAATGTAACTAAAGTATCAAACCCAAGTGACTTCCCAGAGCCTTCAAAAATAAATTCTTTAAATGAACCCATAGCAAGGGCAAATATTTTATTACCCGAGGCTTATATTGGAGTGGTAATGGCTCTGTGCAATGACAGACGTGGAAAGCAAATAACGATGAGGTATATAGCAGGACAGGTTGAGCTTGTATATGACCTTCCTTTAAGTGAAATAGTTGTAGATTTTTTTGATAGGTTAAAATCAATTAGTAAAGGTTATGCTTCTTTAGATTATTCTCTTGAAAGATATGATAAGAGTGATGTTATTAAATTAGATATTCTTTTAAATGGAGAAAGGGTAGATGCTTTAGCCTTGATGGTTCATAGGTCAGTGGCTCAATTAAAAGCTAAGTCATTAACTGAGTCCTTGAAAGAAGTAATACCTAGACAGCAAATAGATGTAGCGATTCAAGCTGCCATAGGTGGAAAGATAATCTCTCGTCAAACTGTAAAAGCTTTTAGAAAAGATGTGACAGCTAAATTGTATGGAGGTGATGTTACGCGTAAAATGAAGTTACTTGCAAAGCAAAAGGCAGGAAAGAAGAGAATGAAACAAATAGGTCGAATAGACATACCACAAGAAGCATTTTTAACAGTTTTAAAGAATAAGAATTAA
- a CDS encoding DegQ family serine endoprotease, producing MNTYLTNTILFLIINLLLSIGLLADDLPDFTALAEDASKSVVNIRSTKKVKSSRYNQFNPRGFSDPQYDEFFKRFFGERPRRSPAPNERNVNSAGSGFIISEDGYILTNSHVVIGADEIKVSLSDRREYVAELIGLDERADVALLKIDAKRLPKVKLGKSENLKVGEWVMAIGSPFQLNFSVTAGIVSAKGRSIPSNSETSYVPFIQTDVAINPGNSGGPLFNLSGEVVGINSMIYSGSGGYMGVSFSIPIDYAVDISDQLMDTGKVARGWLGVSIQEVTSDLAEGLGLVTPKGALISQVIPDSPAEKSGYKERDVIIEFNKKAIVYSGDLPQTVGAIKPNTKVSSTIYRDGKKKVINVTVGELPTDQSNILGSASQLSPLGLIVEPLSEDEKETLRLKGGVKVIKIDTELIAAQAGIRIGDIIAKISNRPINSIQDFTEVSKDLIPGKNFTMRIIRNGNPFFLSLKLPK from the coding sequence GTGAATACTTATTTAACCAATACAATATTGTTTCTTATAATTAACCTTTTACTAAGTATAGGGTTATTAGCAGATGACCTGCCTGATTTTACTGCTTTAGCAGAGGACGCATCTAAATCTGTAGTGAATATTAGAAGTACCAAGAAAGTCAAAAGTTCACGGTACAACCAATTCAATCCAAGAGGCTTTAGCGATCCTCAGTATGATGAGTTTTTTAAACGTTTTTTTGGTGAAAGACCTAGAAGGTCTCCTGCACCAAACGAAAGAAATGTTAACTCTGCGGGCTCAGGTTTCATTATTTCCGAAGATGGATATATTTTAACTAATAGTCACGTAGTCATCGGAGCTGATGAGATTAAGGTTAGCTTGAGTGATAGAAGGGAATATGTAGCTGAGTTAATAGGTTTGGATGAAAGGGCTGATGTTGCATTGCTTAAAATAGATGCAAAACGTTTGCCGAAAGTTAAGTTAGGAAAATCAGAAAATCTAAAGGTAGGAGAATGGGTTATGGCAATTGGATCTCCTTTTCAGTTAAACTTTTCTGTTACTGCCGGTATTGTAAGTGCTAAGGGTAGAAGTATTCCTTCTAATTCAGAGACTTCATATGTGCCTTTTATACAAACAGACGTAGCTATAAATCCAGGAAATTCCGGAGGACCTCTCTTCAACTTATCAGGTGAAGTGGTTGGTATTAACTCTATGATATATAGTGGCTCAGGAGGCTATATGGGCGTTTCTTTCTCTATCCCAATTGATTATGCAGTAGATATCTCGGATCAATTAATGGATACAGGCAAGGTAGCAAGAGGCTGGCTTGGTGTCAGCATTCAAGAAGTCACTAGTGACCTAGCAGAAGGATTAGGTTTAGTCACTCCAAAGGGTGCTTTGATAAGTCAAGTGATCCCAGATAGTCCAGCAGAAAAATCAGGATACAAAGAGAGAGATGTAATTATAGAGTTTAATAAGAAAGCAATAGTTTATTCAGGTGACCTTCCTCAAACTGTTGGTGCCATTAAGCCTAATACGAAAGTTTCTTCCACGATTTATAGGGATGGCAAGAAGAAGGTTATAAATGTTACTGTAGGAGAGCTTCCTACTGACCAATCTAATATTTTAGGAAGTGCATCTCAACTTTCTCCTCTAGGCCTTATCGTTGAACCTCTTTCTGAAGATGAAAAAGAAACTTTAAGATTAAAAGGTGGTGTAAAAGTTATAAAAATAGATACAGAGCTTATAGCTGCTCAGGCGGGTATAAGAATTGGTGATATTATCGCCAAGATCTCTAATAGGCCAATTAATTCTATACAAGATTTTACAGAAGTTTCTAAGGATTTAATTCCAGGTAAGAATTTTACTATGAGAATTATTAGGAATGGAAATCCATTTTTTCTTAGCTTAAAACTCCCAAAATAG
- a CDS encoding sigma-E factor negative regulatory protein, with the protein MSDIKNKGIRERISALMDGEVSEFEARRVLNEIGNDPELRRYWQRLQLSSTVLRNELVENNLKDISLSVQEELEGKKISIPDIKESSSFNLVKLSSSFIIGLFCILSVNYFLYQEDSGLTFPEEISKNIEGIISSSEAIAVLNEATSGLDIKMEDLRSGNQGELYANFIRSDSSAPFTVSLSPISSVSNDKLNADSPLKVAAIIKTKSGIFLLGVKGNISQHEKSVILHNANFIANSKR; encoded by the coding sequence ATGAGTGATATTAAAAATAAAGGCATTAGAGAAAGGATATCTGCACTTATGGATGGTGAAGTGTCCGAGTTTGAAGCAAGAAGAGTTTTAAATGAAATAGGGAATGATCCAGAGTTAAGAAGATATTGGCAAAGGTTGCAATTATCATCAACAGTTCTAAGGAATGAGCTTGTTGAAAATAACCTTAAAGACATTTCTCTTTCTGTTCAAGAAGAGTTAGAAGGGAAAAAAATTAGTATTCCAGATATCAAAGAAAGTAGCTCTTTTAACCTAGTGAAACTTAGTTCGTCATTTATAATCGGACTATTTTGCATCCTATCTGTAAACTATTTTCTTTATCAGGAGGATTCAGGTTTAACTTTTCCTGAAGAAATTTCAAAGAATATAGAAGGAATTATATCTAGCTCTGAAGCGATTGCTGTTTTAAATGAAGCGACATCAGGTCTTGATATTAAGATGGAAGATCTTAGATCTGGTAATCAAGGAGAACTTTATGCAAACTTCATAAGGAGTGATTCTTCTGCACCTTTTACAGTTAGCTTATCACCTATTTCTTCTGTATCTAATGATAAATTGAATGCTGATTCACCTCTAAAAGTCGCTGCTATCATAAAGACAAAATCAGGTATATTCCTTTTAGGAGTAAAGGGAAATATTTCTCAACATGAAAAATCAGTTATACTGCACAATGCTAACTTTATAGCTAATTCAAAAAGATAA
- a CDS encoding sigma-70 family RNA polymerase sigma factor: MNIKQKDVDLLLVKRAKKGDMEAFDLLVLKYQAKVISVARGVVKDNQSAEDVAQETFIKAFKSLNSFREESAFYTWIYRITVNTAKNFVLSKNRKKENSESELQRDGFELNLDMNVNESPEDFLLEESLKNDINNAFKSLPEEIRVSLTMRELDGLSYEDISLHLKCPIGTVRSRIFRGREILSEAIEKNAATKVNKASNYE; this comes from the coding sequence ATGAATATCAAACAAAAAGACGTAGATTTATTGCTAGTTAAGAGGGCAAAAAAGGGTGATATGGAAGCATTTGATCTTTTGGTTTTAAAATATCAAGCTAAGGTTATTTCAGTTGCAAGAGGTGTCGTCAAGGATAATCAGTCAGCTGAAGATGTAGCTCAAGAAACTTTTATTAAAGCTTTTAAATCGCTAAATAGCTTCAGAGAGGAAAGTGCTTTCTATACCTGGATTTATAGGATAACAGTAAATACTGCCAAGAATTTCGTTCTATCTAAAAATAGAAAAAAGGAGAATTCTGAATCAGAACTTCAAAGAGATGGTTTTGAATTAAATTTAGATATGAATGTAAATGAATCGCCAGAAGACTTTTTGCTGGAAGAAAGTTTAAAAAATGATATTAATAATGCATTTAAAAGTCTTCCAGAAGAAATTAGGGTATCACTAACTATGAGGGAATTAGATGGATTAAGTTATGAAGATATATCTTTACATCTTAAATGTCCTATTGGAACAGTTCGTTCTAGGATATTTAGAGGTAGAGAAATCTTAAGTGAAGCTATAGAAAAGAACGCAGCAACAAAAGTTAATAAAGCAAGTAATTATGAGTGA
- a CDS encoding succinate dehydrogenase assembly factor 2, protein MTKDNNEIKWQCRRGLWELDIMLTPFAEYDYPALSSKHKQDFRDLISHEDVDLLNWLVLRIKTDIEKDQEIINQIILAHENRLTT, encoded by the coding sequence ATGACTAAAGATAACAACGAAATTAAGTGGCAATGCAGAAGGGGCCTTTGGGAATTAGATATAATGCTTACACCATTTGCTGAATATGATTATCCAGCACTTTCTAGTAAACATAAGCAAGATTTTAGAGACCTAATAAGTCACGAGGATGTAGACCTTTTGAATTGGCTAGTATTGAGAATTAAAACAGATATAGAAAAAGACCAGGAGATTATAAATCAAATAATTTTAGCTCATGAAAATAGACTAACTACCTAA
- a CDS encoding histidine phosphatase family protein: MKSFDGSTRKRIFLFRHGEVSYLDEKGQAVRDPTKVCLTEKGKKQAIMIDENTKDFYFQKIACSGLLRTKQTAEHLLKRRNLQLEILPELEEIKGGTEKSDIRPDIYKDIAYHFENITTNKDKFFGSGEEYYTFRNRVISNIEKILKQEWNSMALILHGGVNAVILSWISDLSISGAGKFDQVPGCMNILDIDLDQDNKIKRKIIRALNVPPDLYRSELSELTSWEGVAKEIEPFFKN, from the coding sequence TTGAAATCTTTCGATGGATCAACAAGAAAAAGGATATTCCTATTTAGACACGGAGAAGTAAGCTATTTAGATGAAAAAGGCCAAGCTGTTAGGGATCCGACCAAAGTATGCTTAACTGAGAAAGGGAAAAAACAAGCAATCATGATAGATGAGAATACGAAAGATTTTTACTTTCAAAAAATAGCTTGCTCTGGCTTACTAAGGACTAAGCAAACTGCAGAACATCTTCTTAAAAGAAGAAATCTGCAACTTGAAATATTGCCTGAATTAGAAGAGATTAAAGGAGGAACAGAAAAGAGTGACATTAGACCTGATATCTATAAAGATATTGCATATCACTTTGAAAATATCACAACAAATAAGGATAAATTCTTTGGTTCAGGAGAAGAATATTATACTTTTAGGAATAGGGTCATAAGCAACATCGAGAAAATATTAAAGCAGGAGTGGAATTCAATGGCCTTGATACTACATGGGGGGGTAAACGCAGTAATTTTAAGTTGGATCAGCGATCTCTCTATCTCAGGAGCAGGGAAATTTGATCAGGTGCCTGGTTGCATGAACATACTAGATATAGATCTAGATCAGGACAATAAAATTAAAAGAAAAATAATAAGAGCTTTAAATGTCCCTCCTGATCTTTATAGATCGGAATTAAGTGAACTCACAAGCTGGGAGGGAGTTGCGAAAGAAATAGAACCTTTCTTTAAAAATTAA
- the ung gene encoding uracil-DNA glycosylase — MTQKEHLIQELEGKWHEVLENQFDKSYMFKLLDFLEEENKNQKKIVPEKSKIFRAFKLCKLEEVRVVIIGQDPYPGEGQANGLAFSSDSKSPPPSLKNIHKEVLSDLGINNELKCNLESWAKQGVLLLNSILTTEEKVIAAHRNLGWEIFTDIVVKILNDQKHLVFLLWGKYASNKGSLIDQSRHLVLHSTHPSPLSAHRGFFGSKHFSKCNAYLKKHHNQKVDWKI, encoded by the coding sequence ATGACCCAAAAAGAGCATTTGATTCAAGAGCTGGAAGGAAAATGGCATGAAGTTTTAGAGAACCAATTTGACAAGTCATATATGTTCAAATTACTAGACTTCTTAGAAGAGGAAAACAAAAATCAAAAAAAAATAGTTCCTGAGAAGTCGAAAATTTTTAGAGCATTTAAACTTTGTAAATTAGAAGAAGTGCGTGTTGTGATAATAGGTCAAGATCCTTATCCTGGAGAAGGCCAGGCAAATGGTTTAGCTTTTTCATCTGATAGCAAAAGTCCTCCTCCATCTTTAAAAAATATACATAAAGAGGTGTTGAGTGATTTAGGAATAAATAATGAACTTAAATGTAATTTAGAATCATGGGCAAAACAAGGAGTTCTATTGCTCAATAGCATCCTTACTACTGAAGAGAAAGTAATTGCAGCTCATCGTAATTTAGGATGGGAGATTTTTACTGATATAGTTGTGAAAATCCTCAACGATCAAAAACATTTAGTTTTTTTACTTTGGGGAAAATATGCTTCAAATAAAGGTTCTTTAATAGATCAAAGTAGGCATCTAGTTCTGCATTCAACTCATCCATCTCCTTTATCAGCGCATAGAGGCTTCTTCGGAAGTAAGCATTTTTCTAAATGCAATGCTTATTTAAAAAAACACCATAATCAAAAAGTAGATTGGAAAATTTAA
- a CDS encoding NADH:flavin oxidoreductase produces MLFEKYKLKNIELRNRIVMAPMTRSMSPENIPGQDVAEYYERRAKGEVGLIITEGIEVSHIASSSYPNVPRLDTEKSRDAWKLVVSKIKENGGSVIAQLWHSGAMRKIGMNPDPDVPGYTPSGLRKGLADEATAKNIETIKSSSDTDKSSKDLKSDFSFKNRSEAHEVTQDDIKILVDAFGQDAKWCEEIGFDGIEIHGAHGYLVDNFFWETLNRRNDKYGGSIRKRSQFAKEVTESIRSNVSDKFIVGLRFSQWKQQDFEARLARNPQELEELLMPIVSSGLDFLHASNRKFWEPEFEGSDNNLAYWAQKITGLPTITVGSVGLESKGDGFINMTAQADPVSIEKAIQDINERKYDMVAVGRALLADAEWVVKMKEGRLSEIKPYSEKVLTELN; encoded by the coding sequence ATGTTATTTGAAAAATATAAACTTAAAAATATTGAATTAAGAAATAGAATAGTCATGGCGCCTATGACAAGAAGTATGTCGCCTGAAAATATTCCTGGTCAAGATGTAGCTGAATATTATGAAAGAAGGGCTAAAGGAGAAGTTGGTCTGATCATAACAGAAGGTATCGAGGTAAGTCACATTGCTTCGAGCAGTTATCCCAATGTTCCTAGGCTAGACACTGAAAAATCTAGAGATGCATGGAAGTTAGTGGTAAGCAAAATTAAAGAAAATGGAGGCTCAGTTATAGCTCAATTATGGCATAGCGGAGCAATGAGAAAAATTGGAATGAATCCTGATCCTGATGTTCCAGGTTATACCCCCTCCGGTTTGCGCAAAGGACTGGCCGACGAAGCAACTGCTAAAAATATTGAAACTATTAAGTCAAGTTCTGACACTGATAAATCGTCTAAAGATTTAAAGTCTGATTTTTCATTTAAAAATAGAAGTGAAGCGCATGAAGTAACTCAAGATGACATAAAAATATTAGTAGATGCTTTTGGGCAAGATGCAAAATGGTGTGAGGAAATAGGTTTCGATGGAATAGAAATACATGGAGCACACGGATACCTAGTTGATAATTTTTTTTGGGAGACATTGAATAGACGGAATGATAAGTACGGAGGATCAATAAGAAAAAGATCTCAATTTGCAAAAGAAGTTACCGAATCTATAAGATCAAATGTTAGTGATAAATTCATAGTAGGATTAAGGTTTTCTCAATGGAAACAACAAGATTTTGAAGCAAGACTTGCTCGTAATCCTCAAGAATTGGAGGAGCTTTTAATGCCAATAGTAAGTTCAGGATTAGATTTCTTGCATGCTAGTAATAGAAAATTTTGGGAACCAGAATTTGAAGGATCAGATAATAATCTAGCTTACTGGGCTCAAAAAATAACGGGGCTTCCTACCATAACTGTTGGAAGCGTAGGCCTTGAATCTAAAGGAGATGGTTTTATAAATATGACTGCACAAGCAGATCCAGTAAGTATAGAAAAAGCAATCCAAGATATTAATGAGCGTAAATATGATATGGTCGCTGTCGGACGCGCACTTCTTGCTGATGCTGAATGGGTTGTAAAGATGAAAGAGGGCCGATTAAGTGAAATAAAACCCTATAGCGAGAAAGTATTAACAGAATTAAATTAA
- a CDS encoding phosphoglycerate dehydrogenase gives MGKYQVKPLSNISKIGLSKLKETNCTLDDSADDPHGILVRSTKIEDSHIKSSLLAISRAGAGVNNIPIEICSEKGVVVFNTPGANANAVKELVLAGLMLSSRNVYQSIDFVNKLGHLNEMKDLEPYLEENKKQFKGKELAGSTLGVVGLGAIGSKVARMGVALEMKVIGYDPALSVQAAWRLPSQVIPAEDLKEIFKNSNFISIHIPAIESTKGIINKDLFKESSEAALLNFARHEVVNTKDVVEALNNKNLSNFITDFPTPQLIERAVNEGDVTLLPHIGASTSQAEENCAVMAVEQMVDFLETGNIINSVNFPNIQANRTTENRITITNKNVPAMIGQIATAIGDLGLNIADMTNISRGDIAYNLIEIENEVDQEAITTLSSIENIINVRLIK, from the coding sequence ATGGGTAAATATCAAGTCAAACCGTTAAGTAATATTTCTAAAATAGGGCTAAGTAAACTAAAAGAAACTAATTGTACTTTAGATGATAGTGCAGATGATCCGCATGGGATCCTAGTAAGAAGTACTAAAATAGAAGATTCCCATATAAAGAGTTCTTTATTAGCAATTTCTAGGGCTGGTGCAGGTGTAAATAATATTCCCATAGAAATTTGTTCAGAAAAGGGAGTGGTGGTTTTTAATACTCCTGGAGCGAATGCAAATGCTGTTAAAGAATTAGTTTTAGCAGGTCTCATGCTTTCTTCAAGAAATGTTTATCAAAGTATAGATTTTGTTAATAAATTAGGTCATCTAAATGAGATGAAAGATCTTGAGCCTTACTTAGAAGAAAATAAAAAGCAATTCAAAGGAAAAGAGTTAGCTGGATCTACTCTAGGAGTAGTAGGCTTAGGGGCTATAGGCTCAAAAGTAGCTAGGATGGGAGTTGCTTTAGAAATGAAAGTTATTGGCTATGATCCGGCCCTTTCTGTGCAAGCAGCTTGGAGACTGCCTAGCCAAGTTATACCAGCAGAAGATTTAAAAGAAATTTTTAAGAACTCTAATTTTATTTCTATACACATTCCAGCGATAGAGAGCACTAAAGGTATTATTAATAAAGATTTATTTAAGGAATCCTCAGAAGCCGCTCTTCTTAACTTTGCACGACATGAAGTTGTTAATACTAAGGATGTAGTAGAGGCCTTAAATAACAAGAACCTCAGTAATTTTATTACGGATTTTCCTACACCTCAGTTAATAGAGAGGGCAGTTAACGAAGGAGATGTAACTTTATTACCCCATATAGGTGCAAGCACTAGCCAAGCAGAAGAAAATTGTGCAGTCATGGCTGTTGAGCAAATGGTAGATTTCTTAGAAACTGGAAATATAATAAATTCAGTTAATTTTCCTAACATTCAAGCAAATAGGACAACAGAAAATCGAATAACTATTACTAATAAAAATGTTCCTGCAATGATAGGTCAAATAGCAACTGCAATAGGTGATCTAGGACTAAATATAGCAGATATGACAAATATCAGCAGGGGAGATATAGCTTATAATCTTATTGAAATTGAGAATGAAGTAGATCAAGAAGCTATAACTACACTTTCATCTATCGAAAATATAATAAATGTTAGATTAATTAAATAA
- the argF gene encoding ornithine carbamoyltransferase, which yields MTRHFLTLKNLSSDEIISIIDDAILRKKSNIVSDELKGKYLALIFEKSSTRTRVSFETAMNQLGGKASFLSVQDLQLGRGEPLADTSKVISSMADAIVLRTLKHQTITEFSNESSSPVINGLSDLSHPCQLLADIMTFNEHRGSIKGKKIVWIGDYNNMCKTYIEASKILEFQLHIATPSSILSKNDIQEDNVTISESMEDAVKDCNLITTDVWISMGDNEIDQKKNSLKEYQVTPELLDQASKEVIFFHCLPAVRGEEVSHEVMDDPRSLIWHQAENRMHAQKSLLTFLINN from the coding sequence ATGACTAGACACTTCCTTACACTAAAAAATCTTTCCTCTGATGAAATTATCAGCATTATAGACGATGCTATTCTAAGAAAGAAATCAAATATCGTGTCGGATGAATTAAAAGGTAAATATCTAGCTTTAATCTTTGAAAAATCTTCTACACGAACAAGGGTTTCCTTCGAAACTGCCATGAATCAATTAGGAGGAAAAGCCAGCTTTCTTTCTGTACAAGATCTGCAGCTTGGTAGAGGTGAACCATTGGCAGATACCTCAAAGGTTATTAGCTCTATGGCTGATGCTATAGTCTTGAGAACTTTAAAGCACCAAACAATCACTGAATTTTCTAATGAATCTTCCTCTCCAGTAATAAATGGTCTTAGCGATTTATCTCATCCCTGCCAACTGCTAGCTGATATCATGACTTTTAACGAGCATAGAGGGTCTATTAAAGGCAAAAAAATTGTCTGGATAGGTGATTACAATAATATGTGTAAAACATATATAGAGGCTTCAAAAATCTTAGAATTTCAACTTCATATAGCCACACCAAGTTCCATTCTTAGCAAGAATGATATTCAAGAAGATAATGTTACTATCTCTGAATCTATGGAAGATGCGGTCAAGGACTGTAATTTAATTACTACGGATGTATGGATATCCATGGGAGATAATGAAATAGATCAAAAGAAGAATTCTTTAAAAGAATACCAAGTTACGCCCGAATTATTAGATCAAGCATCAAAAGAAGTTATTTTTTTCCATTGCTTGCCCGCAGTAAGAGGCGAAGAAGTTTCCCATGAAGTAATGGATGACCCTAGAAGCCTTATTTGGCATCAAGCTGAAAATAGAATGCATGCCCAAAAAAGTTTACTGACTTTTTTAATAAATAATTAA